TCTCGTCGGAGTAGGCCATAACGTCAAAGGAGGTACCAAGCACCTGCACTTCCATGTCATTGACCTGGACGATGAAAGGTTGTTTGGCATTTGGGGTTACTTCAAAGTACCCCTGTCCTGTGATATCGACTCTCCTATCTTTCCCTTTAAAGGCAGTAGGATATCGGAGGCTGCTGGCAGCATTGAGCCATACATGGCTGCCATCCGGCAGGATAATATTGAACTGACCGCCCCTTGGAACGGAGAGTGTATTATATACGACAGCATCATCGCTTGCTTTGGAAGCGTATTGCAACTGGCCATTCTTTTGTAATACGGTAGTAGCACCTTGTGAGATGACCTGATTGCCGGCGCTGTCCAGGATGACGGTGGAGCCATTTGCGAGGGTGAGGACGGCTTTGTTGGTGCCAGGGGCGATGGATGCTGCTGCGATGGCAGGTGCTGTAGTCAGCTGTGGGGCTGGCTGTTTTAATATAAAAAAGAGTATTACGGCGGCGGCTATGGAAGCAGCGGCGTAGTACCAGAGTGTTCTGATTTTTGTATGGGGTTTGGTTTCTGTAATGGACTGCAGGAGTTTGGTTTCGATGCGATCAGAAATTTCAGCGGGAATTTCCTGCTGGGAGCTGAAGGCATTTTGAAATTCCTTTTGCATGGTTTTTAACAGCGCACGGTGTGAGCCGGAGGCTTGTAGCCAGGCGTACAGCTCTGCGGTTTCCGCTGCATTACATTGACCGTCAAGGTACTTGGTGAGCAGTTTTTCGTAATGTTCCGTGGTTGATGACATACAGTTATTATAGGTATCTGTATATATTATCCGGAAATGAGGAGAGAGGGTACCCCGGGAAGAAAATATTTTTAAGATTTTTTTAAGAAATTTTTAGGGTATGATCTTTTCGGCTATATATATAGCCACCATAATATCCCCATATTGGTGCACGTACTCATATATGAAGCGCATGCCGAGCACCATGTGTTTTTTCACAGCATTCCTGGAGATGCCGAGTAGTGCTGCGGTTTCATCATAACTTTTCCCTTCCTGTCTGCAAAGTTGGAATACCCGTAAACGTTGTGGAGGCATTTTGGCCAATGCTTCCTGAAAAAGCCTGTCATATTCTTTGGCGCGCACCATTTGTTCGGGGGTAGCGGAGACGGGTTCATTGAGTTGGGAAAAGAGTTGTTCGCGCATGGCCTGATCGGTAGACAGTTTATCAATTGTTTTGATTACATGGTTACGGGCAATGCGATACAGGTATCCTGAAAAGGATAATTGAGGATTAATACGGTCTCTGATTTCCCATATTTTCAGAAATACGTCGTGGACGAGATCTTCTGCCAGCGAAGGAATTTTGCAAAACCGCAAGAGGTATATGTAAAGAGAAGCGTGATAATGACGGTAGATTGTCGAGAACGCCAATTCATCTCCCTGCTTCATTTTGATCAGCACTTCTTCTTCTGATGGCATACGATCCATAGTTAAAATCAAAGCGTTTTGATGCCTGCCCCCGGAGGCTGTAAAGCTAAAGAAAAGATAGTGATTGCGGGAGGGGAAAGATTTTTATATAAATAATTTGCACAATTGAAATAAAAGTGCATATATTTGCACCCCCGACACAGAGAAAAAGGGTGTGAAGGATCAGTAGTTCAGTTGGTTAGAATGCCGCCCTGTCACGGCGGAGGTCGCGGGTTCGAGTCCCGTCTGGTCCGCAAGTAATTTTGAAACCCCGCGCTAAGCGCGGGGTTTTGTTTTTTAGTCGAGTTCCGTTTGTGGAAAACCGGGGATCAAGTTGAATTCTTGGGGGATTCGCGTACACCCTTTTCCATAAAAAAAGGACCTGCACTAACAAGAAGTTACAGGCCCTATCCATTTGGTTGACGATGACGACAGGTATTTATGTAAGAGACTTCAGGATGTGATCATTTAAGAATACATCCTTCATCAGTGAGGTAACTTTTCACGGAGGTATCCATAAGTCCAGGTACCTGCAATAGCACTTATCAAGATTACGATCACAACAAATGCACCTGTTCCTATCTGTGCGAACAGAGGCCCAGGACATGCACCAGTGAGCGCCCAGCCAAAGCCGAATATTAAACCTCCAAAGATCTGTCCTTTATTAAACTTTTTAGGATGGAATTCTACCTTTTCCCCATGGATGGTTTTAATATTAAACCTTTTGATCAGCCACACAGAGAGCATACCTACGATGACGGCAGAACCGATCACACCATACATATGAAAACTTTGCAGTCTGAACATTTCCTGTATGCGGAACCAACTAATCACTTCTGCTTTTACAAAGACGATCCCAAACACCATCCCTACCATCATATATTTAAGATTATACCACCAGGGATGCTGTTGTTGAGATTCATTTATACAAATGGTATCCAGAGAACGGACTTCAAAATCAGTATTATGATGCTGCATCTTTTTAAATTATAAATTAAGAATGTAAGGAAGGAACAGGTTGGCCATGATAATACCACCTGCCATGAACATAACTGTAGCGACCAGGGATGGCCATTGAAGATCGCTCAATCCCATAATGGAATGACCAGAAGTACAGCCTCCGGCATACCTGGTACCAAACCCTACCAGGAAACCACCGCCTACCATCATGATCAGTCCCCGTAAAGTAAAGAGACTATGCCAGGAAAACAATTCAGATGGCAATAGTGAGGAATGATCAGTAATACCATATTTAGAGAGCTCTTTTAATAGGGATGAATTGACAGCGATGGGATGAGGATCAGCCAAAACATTTACTGCAATGATGGCACCTATAAAGATACCTCCTACGAAGAAGAAGTTCCAGATCTCTTTTTTCCAGTCATATTTAAAAAACTTTATCCCTGCGGGAAAGCAGGCCGCACAAGCATGACGTAGATTGGCTGAAATACCAAAATGCTTGTTGCCCAATAACAGCAGGGCTGGTACAATTAATCCGATCAATGGCCCTGCCACATACCATGGCCAGGGTTTTTGTAATATTTCCAACATGCTATCTATTTTTTTTCACAAAAATAAAATCAGGTAAAAAGGGTTTCAGTGACTATTATCACTTATCAAAAAATATAATTGATCACGCATGCAAAGTGAGTTAGATCTACCTTGTTGATGACGTATCGAAGGTTATTATAATCTGCTCCCTTTTCCCCTTTATAGATCATAAGAGCGGCTATTTTCATATTTGACATCCAGCCACTGCCCCAATAGTTAATACCTAATTTATAGTGATCATAGGAAGGAACACCATATTTGTTAAGCACATATTGTTTTACATCCGGCATCAAGTAACGACCATAACCGGCATCCAGCACCAAATGCTTATTAAAAAAGCTCCACATAGCGGTGATGGTGGCTGCGTTTACATTACCCGCGCCTTCATTCCTTTCCCTGCTGAGGAATGTAAAAAGGGGCTCTGTACCCCATTCCCGTGGCATAGTAAATCTTCCGCTTCCTGTGATCCGGGTATAATTCACTAACACCTGTCCTCTATCATTCTCCCAACCGGCCCTTACACCGATAATATGCACATGATCGGAAGGATTGAAATAGGTTTTGGACGTTTCGGCATTTCCTCCCTGATGCACGACTTGTTGCTGGATGAGCTGGATACCGGTGATCCATGTATGATTTGCAGCAGGAATCTTATAGTCAGCCTGTAGCAGCAAGGTATTAAACAGGTTTTCACTGTATTGTTCCCATAGCTGGAAATGGACGTATTCTTTTGGAAGAAAGTGTATACCCAGTAAGCCTATGCCATGCGACTGTACATTGTTCAGGTAATTTCCTTTGGCACCATCGTTATTGGTACCCTGGGGATATTTCCCTAAAGAAGCGCCAATACCATACCAGTGCAGGGTACCTCTTGGGGCTATACGATACAGCCATCCGGTCTCTATCTTCCACTTATTCTTATTGATAGTTGTATATATACCTTCTACCGATGTAGGCTGCATCCTATTGTCCTGTGTGTTAACAAAAGGAGTATTTAGCAATTGTCGGCCAAAGGTTATTTTCCCGGATTTGTATTGATAAGATACGTTCAGGACAGATAATAACATGACCTTATTGCGGGCATCCATATTCGAGATATCGAACAATGTACTTTCATAGCGGCTAAGTACATTGGTAGCAGGATCTGGTGTTGTCAATCCGGAAGAGAAAAGCCTATAGCTGAAATGCATGCCTGCAGAAAATCTAAAACCATGAAAGGAGTCTGTTTCATAAAGTATATGGCCACCTATTGCATCGGCCCTGTAATTAGTAAGTCCGGAAGCATTATTGGTGACCATCATTATATTTCTCAGGTGACCATGTAATGTTCCTTTCCTAAAAGCCCTGAACAGGGAACTTGTATCCTCTTTTGACTGGGCGGAACTTACCAATTGAAGCAGGAATACGGGCAGCAATAAATACCATACTTTATTCACAGCCTGCGCTCATTTTTTTTGTTTGGGTGATGGTACGGTACATGCGCCACTAAAACAGGGTTGCATATTAAAAACGGCTATGATAGACAGGAATAGACCAGCTACACCTAGTAAGGGTTGTCCTTCAAGCACTGCAAATGTTATAGCTGTGATACCAGCTATTAGGCGGATAAAACGCATCAGCGTCCAGCGGGTAAAGATGAGTTTTTTCATTATGTTTATTTTTCTGAAATTTCTACTAAGCGACTCAGATTATCCAGGGAAGCCCCATGATAAATATGGTTATCAACCCTTATTCAATTCAAAAATGTTGACATCATCCCTTCACTACAGGCTTATTTTCCTGTAGCCATTTATTTATACCTTCAGTATAATTCTGAATATTTTTAAAGCCTTGTCCGGCAAGCCATGAATAGGCAATGGTGGCGCGATCACCTCCCTGACAATAGATTACCACCTTTTTATCTTTGCTGATCTTGTTTATATGCTGAGGCAGTGAGCCTACAAACACATTTTCTGCACCTTTTATATGCCCTGATTTGTACTCGGTGGCTCCCCTGAGATCTACGAGCTGGATCCCATTATTTTCGTGCAGTGAATTAAACTCATCCAGGGAAATGGTGGTCGCCTTATCAAGGGGTCCTTCCCAGCTATCTAAGGAAGGTATATATCCAAAGACATTATCCAATCCGATCCGCATGAGCTTACGGGTAAGATCGTTTACCTGAGAGGGTTCGGCAAGTAAGACAAAAGGTGTATCATAATCCAGGAACCAACCTGCCCAGGTATTGAAGGAATTATTTCCCTGGATATTTATGCTTCCGGGGATATATCCTTTGGCAAAGGTATTTTTATCGCGGGTATCGATGATCTTATAGCCTTTGGTCATTGCTTCTTTCAGGTCTTCTTTGCCAAGCGCTTTCAGGGCAGGCACTTCCGTGAGCAGTGGCCGGTCTATCTTATTTAGCTTTTTCATCATCGCAAAATATCTGGGAGGTTCAGGCTGATCTTCCAGCAGGTACTTTACAAATCCTTCTTCATCTTGTTCAAAGCGGAAGGCCCAGTTCCTGACCATTTCATAGCCAGTGGTTGTGGAAGGTACAGATCCCAGTGCTTTGCCGCAGGCTGAGCCCGCACCGTGACCAGGCCATACCTGAACATAAGGAGGGAGAGCACTAAACTTTTTCAGTGATAGAAATAACTGGTGAGCCCCTATTTCCTGGGTACCTTTAAGTCCGGCAGCTTTTTCAAGGAGGTCAGGACGACCAATATCACCTACGAATACAAAGTCACCGGTAAAGAGCATTACAGGAACATCACTGGCTGGCTTATCTGTCAGCAGGAAACTGATACTTTCCGGTGTATGTCCGGGAGTGTGCAATACCTTAAATTCGAGGTTGCCCAGCGGGATGATCGTTCCATCACGGAGGCCTTCATGGTCAAATTCATATTGCCAGTCGGGTCCACCTTCATCAGACAGGTACATTTTAGCACCGGTGAGTGCTGCCAGTTCTCTTGATCCGGATAGGAAGTCAGCATGAATATGTGTCTCAAATATATGAGTGATATTCATTTTCTGCTGCCGGGCGATTTCTATGTAGGTATCTACATCTCTTTTAGGATCTATCACAACGGCGACGCCAGCTTTTTGGCATCCTATAAAGTAACTGCCCTGTGCCAGGCTATTATCGTAAATGTGCTGAAAATACATAATGTTGCTTTTTCTGATAGCACAAAGATGCAGCCTATTACTAACGCCATCTGTGACCCTTGTCACACAACATTAAATTCATGATTTAATCCATTATCTTCCTGGTAGAGTTTGACAATACCTTTCAGGTATTGAGATGGAAAAACGTTTTAGATAATTGGGGCAACCATTGGCAAGGTGACTAATATCACAGACAGCACCGATGAAGCGAACGACATTTGCCTTAAAATGAATATTATGCATCTCCTTGGATATATTGCTTC
This window of the Chitinophaga sancti genome carries:
- a CDS encoding YeeE/YedE family protein; translated protein: MQHHNTDFEVRSLDTICINESQQQHPWWYNLKYMMVGMVFGIVFVKAEVISWFRIQEMFRLQSFHMYGVIGSAVIVGMLSVWLIKRFNIKTIHGEKVEFHPKKFNKGQIFGGLIFGFGWALTGACPGPLFAQIGTGAFVVIVILISAIAGTWTYGYLREKLPH
- a CDS encoding OprD family outer membrane porin; the protein is MNKVWYLLLPVFLLQLVSSAQSKEDTSSLFRAFRKGTLHGHLRNIMMVTNNASGLTNYRADAIGGHILYETDSFHGFRFSAGMHFSYRLFSSGLTTPDPATNVLSRYESTLFDISNMDARNKVMLLSVLNVSYQYKSGKITFGRQLLNTPFVNTQDNRMQPTSVEGIYTTINKNKWKIETGWLYRIAPRGTLHWYGIGASLGKYPQGTNNDGAKGNYLNNVQSHGIGLLGIHFLPKEYVHFQLWEQYSENLFNTLLLQADYKIPAANHTWITGIQLIQQQVVHQGGNAETSKTYFNPSDHVHIIGVRAGWENDRGQVLVNYTRITGSGRFTMPREWGTEPLFTFLSRERNEGAGNVNAATITAMWSFFNKHLVLDAGYGRYLMPDVKQYVLNKYGVPSYDHYKLGINYWGSGWMSNMKIAALMIYKGEKGADYNNLRYVINKVDLTHFACVINYIF
- a CDS encoding FecR domain-containing protein → MSSTTEHYEKLLTKYLDGQCNAAETAELYAWLQASGSHRALLKTMQKEFQNAFSSQQEIPAEISDRIETKLLQSITETKPHTKIRTLWYYAAASIAAAVILFFILKQPAPQLTTAPAIAAASIAPGTNKAVLTLANGSTVILDSAGNQVISQGATTVLQKNGQLQYASKASDDAVVYNTLSVPRGGQFNIILPDGSHVWLNAASSLRYPTAFKGKDRRVDITGQGYFEVTPNAKQPFIVQVNDMEVQVLGTSFDVMAYSDEKSVNTTLINGAVKVNDKRLLPGQQALMDPSTGNITIREADVDQVIAWKTGFFEFDNARLSDILRQLARWYDIDISYNKTANERLLGGRISRSLPLSDILHMLEANGPVFELVGRKLTVK
- a CDS encoding RNA polymerase sigma factor, whose translation is MPSEEEVLIKMKQGDELAFSTIYRHYHASLYIYLLRFCKIPSLAEDLVHDVFLKIWEIRDRINPQLSFSGYLYRIARNHVIKTIDKLSTDQAMREQLFSQLNEPVSATPEQMVRAKEYDRLFQEALAKMPPQRLRVFQLCRQEGKSYDETAALLGISRNAVKKHMVLGMRFIYEYVHQYGDIMVAIYIAEKIIP
- a CDS encoding MBL fold metallo-hydrolase, which gives rise to MYFQHIYDNSLAQGSYFIGCQKAGVAVVIDPKRDVDTYIEIARQQKMNITHIFETHIHADFLSGSRELAALTGAKMYLSDEGGPDWQYEFDHEGLRDGTIIPLGNLEFKVLHTPGHTPESISFLLTDKPASDVPVMLFTGDFVFVGDIGRPDLLEKAAGLKGTQEIGAHQLFLSLKKFSALPPYVQVWPGHGAGSACGKALGSVPSTTTGYEMVRNWAFRFEQDEEGFVKYLLEDQPEPPRYFAMMKKLNKIDRPLLTEVPALKALGKEDLKEAMTKGYKIIDTRDKNTFAKGYIPGSINIQGNNSFNTWAGWFLDYDTPFVLLAEPSQVNDLTRKLMRIGLDNVFGYIPSLDSWEGPLDKATTISLDEFNSLHENNGIQLVDLRGATEYKSGHIKGAENVFVGSLPQHINKISKDKKVVIYCQGGDRATIAYSWLAGQGFKNIQNYTEGINKWLQENKPVVKG
- a CDS encoding YeeE/YedE family protein, giving the protein MLEILQKPWPWYVAGPLIGLIVPALLLLGNKHFGISANLRHACAACFPAGIKFFKYDWKKEIWNFFFVGGIFIGAIIAVNVLADPHPIAVNSSLLKELSKYGITDHSSLLPSELFSWHSLFTLRGLIMMVGGGFLVGFGTRYAGGCTSGHSIMGLSDLQWPSLVATVMFMAGGIIMANLFLPYILNL